One Syntrophales bacterium genomic region harbors:
- a CDS encoding cobalamin B12-binding domain-containing protein, producing MAQRKIRVMVAKPGLDGHDRGARVLARCFREAGFEVIYTGCHQSPEQIATAAMQEDVDLVGLSCLSGAHRHLFPKVVELLREQGAEDIIVIGGGIIPDEDFKMLYNAGLKAIFTPGAPLATIVEWVRNHVVPRS from the coding sequence ATGGCCCAGAGGAAAATTCGTGTCATGGTGGCGAAACCAGGTCTTGACGGCCACGACCGTGGCGCCAGGGTGCTGGCCAGATGTTTTCGTGAGGCAGGTTTTGAGGTTATTTACACAGGTTGCCACCAGAGCCCAGAGCAGATTGCTACCGCGGCAATGCAGGAAGATGTAGATCTGGTTGGTCTCAGTTGTCTTTCCGGCGCCCACCGGCACCTGTTTCCCAAGGTTGTGGAATTGCTAAGGGAACAGGGAGCCGAGGATATTATTGTGATTGGAGGGGGCATCATTCCCGACGAGGATTTTAAGATGCTCTACAATGCCGGTCTTAAAGCGATTTTCACCCCTGGTGCCCCCCTTGCGACAATTGTGGAGTGGGTGAGGAATCATGTAGTTCCGAGGTCGTAG
- a CDS encoding methylmalonyl-CoA mutase family protein, giving the protein MYFTEELLDQSREIMKKWEDEVRKIVSTVPDQKARWSTVSDLEIKRLYTPEDIKDMDFARDIGVPGEFPFLRGNQATGYRGRHWTFRMFSGMGTARDTNRRWRLLLREGQTGLSTAFDFPTLMGYDSDSPKARGECGKCGVAIDTLEDFLTLMDRIPMEQATTSMTINPPATVLWAMYCAVAELRGVPLSKIGGTIQNDMLKEFIAQKTLMCPPEPSVKLISDTVEFGAKYVPRWNTISISGYHIREAGSTAVQELAFTLRNGIEYVEDVIRRKGLDVDDFAQRLSFFFNSHIDFFEEICKMRAARRMWARIMRDRFKAKNPRSWWMRFHTQTAGCSLTAQQPYNNVVRTAIEALAAVLGGTQSLHTNSLDEVLCLPSEQAVEIALRTQQIIAEETGVANTIDPLAGSYFIESLTNKMEEAAWEYIHKIDDMGGMVAAIEKGFPQTEIADAAYAFQRQLEASEKIMVGVNKYTTARDQVIPRVGIDDSVEMEQIERLNAVRRKRSHQAVRRSLDDLRNACKKENNVMPYCIEAVKNLATVQEICDVYREAYGEYRDPGYY; this is encoded by the coding sequence ATGTACTTCACAGAGGAATTGCTGGATCAATCTAGAGAGATCATGAAAAAGTGGGAGGACGAGGTGAGGAAAATTGTGAGCACAGTACCGGATCAGAAAGCCCGCTGGTCCACGGTATCAGACCTCGAAATCAAAAGGCTCTATACCCCGGAAGACATCAAGGATATGGATTTTGCCCGGGACATCGGTGTTCCCGGGGAATTTCCCTTCCTGCGCGGTAATCAGGCCACTGGCTATCGGGGAAGGCACTGGACATTCCGGATGTTTTCCGGCATGGGCACCGCCAGAGACACCAACAGGCGCTGGCGCCTCCTGCTGAGAGAAGGCCAGACAGGTCTCAGCACGGCCTTCGATTTTCCAACTCTTATGGGTTATGACAGCGATTCCCCCAAGGCCCGCGGCGAATGCGGCAAGTGCGGCGTTGCCATTGACACACTCGAAGATTTTCTTACCCTGATGGACAGGATTCCCATGGAGCAGGCAACCACCTCGATGACCATCAATCCGCCGGCCACGGTGCTCTGGGCAATGTACTGTGCTGTGGCTGAACTCAGAGGTGTTCCACTTTCCAAAATCGGTGGCACTATCCAGAATGACATGCTCAAGGAATTTATTGCCCAGAAGACCCTGATGTGTCCCCCCGAACCGTCGGTAAAACTTATCAGTGACACTGTGGAATTTGGGGCGAAATATGTTCCCAGGTGGAATACGATCAGCATCAGCGGTTATCATATCCGGGAAGCCGGTTCCACGGCAGTTCAGGAACTTGCCTTCACCCTCCGTAACGGCATAGAATATGTCGAAGATGTCATCCGGCGCAAGGGTCTTGATGTGGATGACTTTGCCCAGAGGCTATCGTTTTTCTTCAATTCCCATATAGATTTCTTTGAGGAAATCTGCAAAATGCGGGCCGCCAGAAGGATGTGGGCCAGGATCATGCGTGACCGTTTTAAAGCCAAAAATCCGAGATCATGGTGGATGCGCTTTCACACCCAGACGGCGGGGTGTTCGCTGACAGCCCAGCAGCCGTACAACAATGTTGTCAGGACGGCAATCGAAGCCCTGGCAGCCGTATTAGGAGGCACCCAGTCCCTGCATACCAATTCCCTCGATGAGGTTTTGTGTCTCCCCTCGGAACAGGCCGTGGAAATAGCGTTGAGAACCCAGCAGATCATTGCGGAAGAAACCGGTGTTGCCAATACTATTGACCCCCTGGCCGGATCGTATTTTATAGAATCCCTGACCAATAAAATGGAAGAGGCGGCCTGGGAATATATCCATAAGATTGATGACATGGGGGGTATGGTGGCGGCTATTGAAAAAGGGTTTCCTCAAACAGAGATCGCCGATGCGGCATATGCCTTCCAGAGGCAGCTCGAAGCGAGTGAAAAGATCATGGTGGGCGTCAATAAATACACGACAGCCAGAGATCAGGTGATTCCCCGTGTGGGAATAGATGATAGCGTTGAGATGGAACAGATCGAAAGATTAAATGCCGTCCGCAGAAAGCGTAGCCATCAGGCCGTCCGCAGAAGTCTTGACGACCTGAGAAATGCCTGCAAAAAAGAGAATAACGTTATGCCTTACTGTATTGAAGCCGTTAAAAATCTGGCCACTGTCCAGGAGATATGCGACGTGTATCGGGAAGCTTACGGCGAGTACCGCGACCCTGGATATTATTAA